A stretch of the Desulfobacter sp. genome encodes the following:
- a CDS encoding methylenetetrahydrofolate reductase C-terminal domain-containing protein — translation MIIAEKKPIEEIIEEVKDFDRLLILGCNECVTVCEAGGKKEVEVLASALRMYFITQGKEKTIDERTLERQCDHEYLEEIRNVIDDYDAVVSLACGVGVQFCAEKYLTTPMLPGVNTICLGANEDRGVWTERCQACGSCVLARTGGICPVSRCAKRVLNGPCGGSTNGKCELGPDIDCAWQLIIDRLKALGKMDDYEKVTPIKDWSTDRAGGPRTVTREDVKI, via the coding sequence ATGATAATAGCAGAGAAAAAACCCATTGAAGAAATCATTGAAGAGGTTAAGGATTTTGACCGTCTTCTTATTCTGGGGTGCAACGAATGTGTCACCGTGTGCGAGGCTGGCGGGAAAAAAGAAGTAGAGGTCCTGGCCTCGGCATTGCGCATGTATTTTATCACCCAGGGCAAAGAAAAAACCATTGACGAAAGAACCCTTGAACGCCAATGCGACCATGAATATTTAGAAGAGATCAGAAATGTCATAGATGATTATGATGCCGTGGTCTCCCTTGCCTGCGGGGTGGGGGTTCAGTTTTGCGCGGAAAAATATCTGACAACGCCCATGCTGCCGGGAGTGAATACCATTTGTCTCGGGGCCAACGAGGACAGAGGGGTCTGGACTGAACGCTGCCAGGCCTGCGGGTCCTGTGTATTGGCAAGAACCGGGGGGATCTGTCCTGTTTCCAGGTGTGCCAAACGGGTGCTCAACGGCCCCTGCGGCGGATCCACCAACGGCAAATGCGAGCTGGGCCCGGATATTGACTGTGCCTGGCAGCTTATTATCGATCGGCTCAAAGCCCTTGGCAAGATGGATGATTATGAAAAAGTGACCCCGATTAAAGACTGGTCCACGGACAGAGCAGGCGGCCCTAGAACTGTAACCAGGGAGGATGTGAAGATATGA
- a CDS encoding FAD-dependent oxidoreductase, whose protein sequence is MSYEATPQKNLAGAVMVLGGGIAGMQSAIDLANSGYYVYLVEKSYAIGGMMAQLDKTFPTNDCTMUVISPKLVEVGRHLNIELLTNTELLELTGEQGNFTAKIRENPRFVDLDKCTSCGECAKVCPVETPSEHNHGLAPRKAVFKQYEQAIPGAYGISKRSIAPCKATCPAHVSIQGFIALMQQEKYHEALKLFKQEHPFPGACGRVCHHPCESICTRGDADQPLAIQYLHRYLADLDLEQENPWMPELAEKRDEKIAIVGSGPAGLTAAYYLAQKGYGVTIFEKLPVKGGMMAVGIPEYRLPKAELEKEIAVIEGLGVDIKTNISFGQDISLSSLKEEGYAAVFMATGLHGSRGLGVKGEDLKGVLKGTEFLRNAALGKGETLSGKTVVIGGGNVAVDVALTARRLGSEDVTMVCLEKRDEMPAWDYEIEEALEEGVKIVNSLGPIGFHGVGDQVDEVAFQECTAVFDENGRFNPRFDDCKLTSHDSDHVIVAIGQMGETEFADKEGIALTPPGGYAADPVTLQTPIDWVFAGGDAFYGPKSVVDAVASGKEAAESIDRFVNGQDLKEGREKNYDFEKPEILDVPRMERVQPDHIPVADRQGNFAEVTQGLAKELIDREAARCLSCGICSECYQCVEACLAGAIDHTQTAVTRDVNIGSLIMSTGATTFDPSGMDDTYMYLRSKNVMTSMEFERILSAGGPTMGHLVRPSDEKEPEKIAWLQCIGSRDTNRCGNGYCSSVCCMYAIKDAMIAKEHSEKDLDAAIFNMDMRAFGKDYEKYYNRAKDENGVRFVKSRIHSVVEQPGSDNLILKYTDEQGRMQKEVFDMVILSVGLTIPKESVDLAGRMGVELDKYNFVKTQTFNPLSTSRPGVYVSGSFQSPKDIASSVTEASGSAGAAGVHLAAARHTLTKTVSMPEERDVLGEEPRVGVFVCKCGINIAGIIDVDAIESYAKNLPNVVYTGENLFTCSQDTQVTIKEVIEEHQLNRVVVASCTPKTHEGIFMDTLEEAGLNKYLFEMANIRNQDSWMHFHEPEQATDKAKDLIRMAVARVSTLGPLHDKQITIVDKALVIGGGIAGMTAARGLADQGFHVTLVEKQGHLGGLGSRLYHTIEGDDIQAFVKDLVTIVEEHEHIDVLKQALVVGYGGYKGNFKTEVLVGPSMKEMKIDHGVMIVATGADEYKPKEYLYNESEQVVTQLELADMLEQGKAADLDRVIMIQCVGSRNEENPNCSRICCQNAVKNAIAIKKKTPDTDVFILYRDMRMYAMMEEFYTEARNLGVIFFRFDADHPPQVTQADGGILVTFKDHVLGQAIEAHCDLLALSAGVKAADTEELSTIIKTQRNPEGFFMEAHVKLRPVDAATEGVFICGTAHGPKLITETIAQAMAAASRATTYLAQEYLTLSAVVAEVNQANCASCLVCVRSCPYNVPVINELGVSYIDPALCQGCGVCASECPAKTIKLNWYEDESLLSKVESLLEGVI, encoded by the coding sequence ATGAGTTACGAGGCAACACCACAGAAAAATCTGGCAGGCGCTGTCATGGTGCTCGGCGGGGGGATTGCAGGCATGCAGTCCGCCATTGATCTGGCCAATTCAGGCTATTATGTCTATCTGGTTGAAAAGTCCTATGCCATCGGCGGTATGATGGCCCAGCTGGACAAGACATTTCCGACCAATGACTGCACCATGTGAGTGATCTCACCTAAACTGGTCGAGGTCGGCCGGCATCTGAACATTGAATTGTTGACGAACACAGAACTTTTGGAACTGACCGGAGAGCAGGGGAACTTTACGGCCAAGATAAGAGAGAATCCAAGGTTTGTAGATCTTGACAAGTGTACCTCATGCGGGGAATGCGCCAAGGTGTGCCCTGTGGAAACCCCTTCTGAGCACAACCATGGGCTGGCACCCCGGAAAGCCGTTTTTAAACAATATGAGCAGGCCATACCCGGTGCCTACGGGATTTCAAAGCGGTCCATTGCCCCGTGCAAGGCCACCTGTCCTGCCCATGTCTCCATCCAGGGATTCATTGCCCTGATGCAGCAGGAAAAATACCATGAAGCCTTAAAGCTGTTCAAGCAGGAACATCCCTTCCCGGGCGCTTGCGGAAGGGTCTGCCATCACCCCTGTGAATCAATTTGTACCCGGGGAGATGCGGACCAGCCCCTGGCCATCCAGTATCTGCACAGATACCTGGCTGACCTGGATCTGGAACAAGAAAATCCCTGGATGCCTGAACTGGCAGAAAAAAGGGATGAAAAAATTGCCATTGTGGGCTCAGGTCCTGCCGGGCTGACCGCAGCCTATTACCTTGCCCAGAAAGGGTATGGGGTGACGATTTTTGAAAAACTGCCGGTCAAAGGCGGGATGATGGCCGTGGGGATCCCTGAATACAGGTTGCCCAAGGCAGAGCTTGAAAAAGAAATCGCCGTGATTGAAGGGTTGGGCGTTGACATAAAAACAAATATAAGCTTTGGACAAGACATCAGTCTTTCCAGCCTCAAAGAAGAGGGGTATGCCGCCGTGTTCATGGCCACCGGCCTCCACGGTTCAAGGGGGCTCGGGGTCAAAGGCGAAGACTTGAAAGGGGTGCTCAAAGGCACTGAATTTTTAAGGAACGCAGCCCTGGGCAAGGGTGAAACACTTTCCGGAAAAACCGTGGTAATCGGCGGGGGAAACGTGGCTGTGGATGTCGCATTGACAGCCAGGCGTCTGGGTTCTGAAGATGTGACCATGGTCTGCCTGGAAAAAAGAGATGAAATGCCTGCCTGGGATTACGAAATTGAAGAGGCCTTGGAAGAGGGGGTGAAAATTGTCAACTCCCTTGGCCCCATTGGTTTTCACGGCGTTGGAGACCAGGTTGACGAAGTGGCCTTCCAGGAGTGTACCGCCGTGTTTGACGAAAACGGGCGATTTAATCCTCGGTTTGACGATTGCAAGCTGACCTCCCATGATTCAGATCATGTGATTGTGGCCATCGGCCAGATGGGCGAGACTGAATTTGCTGACAAAGAAGGCATTGCCCTGACCCCGCCCGGCGGGTATGCGGCCGATCCTGTGACGCTTCAAACCCCCATTGATTGGGTTTTCGCAGGCGGCGACGCTTTTTACGGACCCAAATCCGTGGTGGATGCAGTGGCCTCGGGCAAAGAGGCTGCCGAGTCCATTGACCGGTTCGTCAACGGTCAGGATCTAAAAGAGGGGCGTGAAAAAAATTATGACTTTGAAAAACCTGAGATCCTGGATGTCCCGAGAATGGAACGGGTACAACCCGATCATATTCCCGTGGCGGACCGCCAGGGGAATTTTGCCGAAGTCACCCAGGGCCTTGCCAAGGAGCTTATAGACCGGGAAGCGGCAAGATGCCTTTCCTGCGGGATCTGTTCGGAATGTTACCAATGCGTGGAAGCCTGCCTGGCAGGTGCCATTGATCACACCCAGACCGCAGTTACAAGGGACGTGAACATAGGATCCCTGATCATGTCCACTGGGGCCACCACCTTTGATCCTTCGGGCATGGATGATACCTATATGTATCTTCGGTCTAAAAATGTCATGACCTCCATGGAATTTGAACGGATCCTTTCTGCAGGCGGCCCCACCATGGGCCATCTGGTCAGACCCTCGGACGAAAAAGAGCCTGAGAAAATCGCCTGGCTCCAATGCATTGGCTCCCGGGACACCAACCGGTGCGGCAATGGCTACTGCTCCTCGGTCTGCTGCATGTATGCCATCAAGGATGCCATGATTGCCAAAGAGCATTCTGAAAAAGATCTGGATGCCGCTATCTTCAACATGGATATGCGGGCCTTTGGCAAGGATTATGAAAAATATTACAATCGGGCCAAAGACGAGAACGGGGTCAGGTTTGTCAAATCCCGAATCCATTCGGTGGTGGAACAACCAGGCTCTGATAATCTTATTCTTAAATACACGGATGAACAAGGACGGATGCAAAAGGAAGTCTTTGACATGGTCATCCTTTCCGTGGGCCTGACCATCCCCAAAGAGAGTGTCGACCTTGCCGGCCGTATGGGGGTGGAACTGGACAAGTATAATTTTGTCAAAACCCAGACCTTTAACCCCTTAAGTACATCCCGGCCGGGCGTTTATGTGTCCGGTTCCTTTCAAAGTCCCAAGGATATTGCCTCTTCGGTAACCGAGGCGTCAGGCTCTGCCGGGGCTGCAGGTGTTCACCTGGCCGCGGCCCGGCACACCTTGACCAAAACCGTGTCCATGCCTGAAGAGCGGGATGTGCTGGGCGAAGAGCCAAGGGTCGGCGTCTTTGTCTGCAAGTGCGGAATCAATATTGCGGGTATCATTGATGTGGATGCCATAGAATCCTATGCTAAAAATCTTCCCAATGTGGTCTACACCGGAGAAAATTTGTTTACCTGTTCCCAGGATACCCAGGTGACGATCAAGGAAGTGATCGAGGAACATCAGCTCAACCGGGTGGTGGTGGCCTCGTGCACCCCTAAAACCCATGAGGGAATTTTCATGGATACCCTGGAAGAGGCAGGGCTTAACAAGTATCTTTTTGAGATGGCCAATATCAGGAACCAGGATTCATGGATGCATTTCCATGAACCCGAACAGGCAACCGACAAGGCCAAAGACCTGATCCGCATGGCCGTGGCCCGGGTGTCCACATTAGGGCCCCTGCACGATAAACAGATTACCATTGTGGATAAGGCCCTGGTTATCGGCGGCGGTATTGCCGGGATGACAGCGGCAAGGGGATTGGCCGACCAGGGGTTTCATGTGACCTTAGTGGAAAAGCAGGGTCACCTGGGCGGGCTTGGGTCAAGGCTTTACCACACCATTGAGGGAGATGATATCCAGGCCTTTGTCAAAGATCTTGTCACCATCGTGGAAGAGCATGAACATATTGATGTGCTCAAGCAGGCCCTGGTCGTCGGCTATGGCGGGTACAAGGGCAATTTTAAAACCGAGGTTCTGGTCGGACCCTCCATGAAGGAGATGAAGATTGACCACGGGGTCATGATCGTGGCCACAGGCGCCGACGAATACAAGCCCAAGGAATATCTTTACAATGAGAGCGAACAGGTGGTCACCCAGCTTGAGCTTGCCGATATGCTGGAGCAGGGAAAAGCAGCAGACCTTGACCGGGTGATCATGATCCAGTGTGTGGGATCCAGGAACGAGGAAAATCCAAACTGTTCCCGGATCTGCTGTCAGAATGCCGTGAAAAATGCCATTGCCATAAAAAAGAAAACTCCGGATACAGATGTCTTTATTCTGTACCGGGATATGAGAATGTACGCCATGATGGAGGAGTTCTATACCGAGGCCAGGAATCTGGGCGTGATCTTTTTCAGGTTTGATGCGGATCATCCGCCCCAAGTGACCCAGGCCGACGGCGGTATTCTCGTGACCTTTAAGGACCATGTTCTGGGCCAGGCCATTGAGGCCCATTGTGATCTTCTGGCCCTGAGTGCCGGGGTCAAGGCCGCGGATACCGAAGAGCTTTCCACCATCATCAAGACCCAGAGAAATCCCGAAGGCTTTTTCATGGAAGCCCATGTCAAACTGCGGCCCGTGGATGCGGCCACCGAAGGGGTGTTTATCTGCGGCACGGCCCATGGTCCCAAGCTCATCACCGAAACCATTGCCCAGGCCATGGCAGCGGCGTCCCGGGCCACCACCTACCTGGCCCAGGAATATCTTACCCTCTCGGCTGTGGTGGCCGAGGTCAACCAAGCCAATTGCGCATCCTGCCTGGTCTGTGTGAGATCCTGTCCCTATAACGTTCCTGTGATAAATGAATTGGGGGTCTCCTATATTGATCCTGCCCTGTGCCAGGGCTGCGGGGTTTGCGCCTCGGAATGTCCGGCTAAAACCATAAAACTGAACTGGTATGAAGATGAATCATTGTTAAGCAAGGTGGAATCTTTGCTGGAGGGGGTAATATGA
- a CDS encoding YebG family protein: MAVIVKYIVVRNGEEKMTFATKKEADAYDKMLDIADNLFDFLEDSSLKMDEDQQEEIALLMASKRDEIMPILRGISPKKQTSPAKSKVPGTKKAPVSPPKSMAKKPANPRARAAKKAKA; this comes from the coding sequence ATGGCTGTAATCGTCAAATACATCGTTGTCAGGAATGGAGAAGAAAAGATGACATTTGCGACAAAAAAAGAAGCAGACGCCTATGATAAAATGCTTGATATTGCCGACAATCTGTTTGATTTTTTGGAAGATTCCAGCCTGAAGATGGATGAGGACCAGCAAGAGGAAATTGCCCTGCTCATGGCCAGCAAACGGGATGAAATCATGCCTATTCTGCGTGGTATCTCTCCTAAAAAACAAACATCACCCGCAAAATCAAAAGTCCCCGGAACCAAAAAAGCGCCTGTTTCCCCGCCCAAATCAATGGCCAAAAAACCTGCTAATCCCCGTGCCAGGGCGGCTAAAAAAGCAAAGGCCTGA
- a CDS encoding class I SAM-dependent methyltransferase: protein MENIFNKAFWINTWEGDRAGDTYKVHKGFATPEYWDKASATYNTNGKEIQDRRLEKALNSLADKGLLFEGMSVLDIGCGPGLMAQAMAERGAHVTAMDFSAGMLQRLEQEMPQALKERISLLKEDWHDVDIRAKGWEKSFDLVLAFMSPGVATPEAFAKMIQCSKKGCAVRGWAARRQHPIFMDLWAKIMKKPLDDKPQSILYKINLLFSMGLFPDISFDVVEWDQTIDVEKEFESQMAFFSKVSSLPEPELKQMIHDHLNGLARGGQLNKQLKGLTATAVFSVDPLI from the coding sequence ATGGAAAATATATTTAACAAAGCATTCTGGATCAATACCTGGGAAGGAGACAGGGCAGGGGACACCTATAAAGTGCACAAGGGGTTTGCCACGCCTGAGTACTGGGACAAGGCCTCTGCCACCTATAATACCAATGGTAAAGAAATACAAGACCGCCGCCTGGAAAAGGCCTTGAACAGCCTGGCAGACAAGGGGCTGCTCTTTGAGGGCATGTCTGTTCTGGACATTGGCTGCGGCCCGGGCCTGATGGCACAGGCAATGGCAGAACGCGGGGCCCATGTCACGGCCATGGACTTTTCAGCCGGGATGCTCCAACGGCTAGAGCAGGAGATGCCCCAGGCATTAAAAGAGCGCATCTCCCTTTTAAAGGAAGACTGGCATGATGTGGATATCCGGGCAAAAGGGTGGGAAAAGTCCTTTGACCTGGTCCTGGCCTTTATGAGTCCGGGGGTGGCCACACCCGAGGCCTTTGCCAAGATGATCCAATGTTCAAAAAAAGGGTGCGCTGTCCGGGGATGGGCCGCCCGGCGCCAGCACCCTATATTCATGGATCTTTGGGCGAAGATCATGAAAAAGCCTCTGGATGATAAGCCCCAGAGCATATTGTACAAAATCAATCTGCTGTTTTCCATGGGCCTGTTCCCGGATATCAGCTTTGATGTGGTAGAATGGGACCAGACCATTGACGTGGAAAAAGAATTTGAAAGTCAAATGGCCTTTTTTTCCAAGGTGTCCAGTCTGCCGGAACCCGAGTTAAAACAGATGATCCATGACCACTTAAACGGCCTTGCAAGAGGCGGTCAATTGAATAAACAGCTAAAGGGGCTGACCGCCACGGCAGTCTTTTCTGTGGATCCTTTGATCTAA
- a CDS encoding spermidine synthase has translation MGLNYEELDYQNTPIGELVLRRRRLLQLKGREIYEVKLGEEFLMSSLFHEAETQLSQIGLGRLDKAEFSVVVGGLGLGYTALAALENPNLASLVVVEFLRPVIDWHEKGLVPLGPSLCADPRCRLVQGDFFALSRDGAQGFDPDHPGKKQDAILLDIDHTPTRVLTQTNKAFYTVQGLSSLASHLNPGGVFGLWSDDRPDDRFASLLDEVFWTVETHVVEFDNPFTGQLTENTVYLGQTEPLA, from the coding sequence ATGGGATTGAACTACGAGGAATTGGACTATCAGAACACGCCCATAGGTGAGCTGGTCCTGCGGCGGAGAAGACTGCTCCAGCTCAAAGGGCGTGAGATATACGAGGTTAAGCTTGGAGAGGAGTTTCTCATGTCCAGCCTTTTTCATGAGGCAGAGACACAGCTTTCCCAAATCGGGCTGGGCCGGTTGGACAAAGCGGAGTTCAGCGTTGTGGTGGGCGGTTTGGGCCTGGGCTATACCGCCCTTGCAGCCCTTGAAAATCCCAATTTAGCCTCCCTGGTGGTGGTGGAATTTTTAAGGCCTGTGATTGACTGGCATGAAAAAGGATTGGTGCCCTTGGGGCCTTCTCTGTGTGCAGATCCCAGGTGCCGGCTGGTTCAAGGGGACTTTTTTGCCCTGTCTCGTGATGGGGCCCAGGGGTTTGACCCGGATCATCCCGGGAAAAAGCAGGATGCAATTCTGCTGGATATTGACCACACCCCGACACGGGTCCTGACCCAGACCAACAAGGCTTTTTATACGGTCCAAGGATTGAGCAGTCTTGCCTCTCACCTGAATCCCGGCGGGGTCTTTGGGCTCTGGTCCGATGACAGGCCCGATGACAGGTTTGCATCCCTTCTGGATGAGGTGTTCTGGACGGTTGAGACCCATGTTGTTGAGTTTGACAACCCCTTTACAGGTCAGCTGACAGAGAATACTGTCTATTTAGGACAGACTGAGCCTCTGGCCTGA
- a CDS encoding hydrogenase iron-sulfur subunit → MRLKIPTSFRIIRLPCTGKLDIIHVLRAFEKGADGVFCVGCMEGDCHFNEGNFRARKRIEQAARLLDQVGVGGERVRMYNLSSGEGPLFAQYATEMVEHIKALGPSPIRLARQKASSEAA, encoded by the coding sequence ATGAGACTGAAAATACCCACAAGTTTTAGAATTATCCGTCTGCCCTGTACCGGCAAACTGGACATCATCCATGTGCTCCGGGCCTTTGAAAAAGGGGCTGACGGGGTGTTCTGCGTGGGTTGTATGGAAGGGGACTGTCATTTTAACGAGGGCAATTTCAGGGCCCGCAAGCGCATTGAGCAGGCCGCCAGGCTTTTAGACCAGGTGGGCGTGGGCGGAGAACGGGTGAGAATGTACAATCTTTCCTCAGGGGAAGGCCCGCTGTTTGCCCAGTATGCCACTGAAATGGTGGAACACATAAAGGCGCTGGGGCCCAGCCCCATCCGGCTGGCCAGGCAGAAAGCCAGCAGCGAGGCAGCCTAA
- a CDS encoding methylenetetrahydrofolate reductase → MSEVKTASRLERVMKAGHLGVTSECGPPRGSDPDEIRHKGKLIRDYVDAVNVTDNQTAMTRMSSLAACIHLKLEGIEPILQMVTRDRNRVALQSDILGAASFNINNMLCLSGDHQSFGDCAQGQNVHDLDSMQLVQTARFMRDEGKFLGGDDIKRPPNMFVGAAANPFADPFEIRVPRLAKKIACGAEFIQTQCIYNIDKFKEWIRRAADKGLTEKTFIMAGMTPMKSVGMAKYMKNKVPGMDVPDEIISRLAGVEKGKQAQEGIDICVEHIQELKEVTGVSGFHVMAIEWEEKVPEIVERSGLFPRPDI, encoded by the coding sequence ATGAGCGAGGTAAAAACGGCAAGCAGGCTGGAACGAGTGATGAAGGCAGGTCATCTGGGTGTCACTTCCGAGTGCGGGCCCCCAAGGGGGTCTGATCCTGACGAAATCCGGCACAAGGGAAAGCTGATCAGGGATTATGTGGATGCGGTCAATGTGACAGACAACCAGACCGCCATGACCCGGATGTCGTCTCTGGCGGCCTGTATTCATCTCAAACTCGAAGGGATTGAACCCATACTCCAGATGGTGACAAGGGACAGGAATCGGGTGGCCCTTCAGAGTGATATTTTAGGGGCAGCCTCTTTTAATATCAACAATATGCTCTGTCTTTCCGGGGATCACCAGAGTTTTGGGGACTGTGCCCAGGGCCAGAATGTCCATGACCTTGACTCCATGCAATTGGTTCAGACGGCAAGATTCATGAGGGATGAGGGCAAGTTTTTAGGGGGAGATGATATCAAGCGTCCCCCCAATATGTTTGTGGGCGCGGCAGCCAATCCCTTTGCCGATCCCTTTGAAATCCGGGTGCCAAGGCTTGCCAAGAAGATTGCCTGTGGTGCTGAATTTATCCAGACCCAGTGTATTTACAATATTGATAAATTCAAGGAATGGATCAGAAGGGCCGCAGACAAGGGGTTGACGGAAAAGACCTTTATCATGGCCGGCATGACCCCCATGAAATCCGTGGGCATGGCCAAGTACATGAAAAACAAGGTGCCCGGCATGGATGTGCCCGACGAGATCATCAGCCGGCTTGCCGGCGTTGAAAAGGGAAAACAGGCCCAGGAAGGCATTGACATCTGTGTGGAGCATATCCAGGAACTCAAAGAGGTTACAGGGGTCTCCGGTTTCCACGTCATGGCAATCGAATGGGAGGAAAAAGTGCCAGAGATTGTTGAACGGTCAGGGCTTTTTCCAAGGCCTGATATTTAA
- a CDS encoding HlyD family efflux transporter periplasmic adaptor subunit: MRSFLFRLMRVVIVLALAFGFGFWLFAVREKPKKKQKIQTPPKVVVIKATSRSEAVTIEAFGTIIPRKKVKLALEVGGRIDYLHPLFRDGGAIGKGELILRIDQRSLILDKTAAQVRVDIRHLTQDVENLKADAGLAKTNMDLSLKELARVKALSKNQFASKTSLDKAQQQYLAARIQLQNIENRLALTPSVLAQKKAALAMARADFQKVSLVLEKSQIRSGFDGLVLVKQVEMGEFVNPGQVLGSIYEKGAMDVDVSIPLEELKWLRACFEEGRLPKAQVSVANLEGPDLPVWQAKLVRVKANIDEKTRTLPLTLEIGDRNPLAKEMDPAPKIGQVHKAGQAHDSVQANDSVQAGEKEIPKSSRETAGPEHSITAFALLKPGTFVTCRIQGEIQDDIFRLPRHLMRSSDALYLVEDGRLRIRKVLVLRKFEDQVIIDQGLVPGDLIVSSPLPGAVEGMALTVKTLGEQP; the protein is encoded by the coding sequence ATGAGATCGTTTTTATTCAGATTGATGCGGGTGGTAATTGTTTTAGCCCTTGCATTCGGCTTTGGGTTCTGGCTTTTTGCCGTTCGGGAAAAACCCAAGAAAAAACAAAAGATTCAAACCCCGCCCAAGGTGGTGGTGATAAAAGCGACATCCAGGTCCGAGGCCGTGACCATTGAAGCCTTCGGCACCATCATTCCCCGGAAAAAGGTCAAACTTGCCCTGGAGGTAGGCGGCCGGATTGATTATCTTCACCCCCTGTTCCGTGACGGGGGCGCCATTGGAAAAGGAGAGCTGATCCTCCGCATTGACCAGCGCTCTTTGATCTTGGATAAAACAGCGGCCCAGGTCCGGGTGGACATCAGGCATTTGACTCAGGATGTTGAAAATTTAAAGGCAGATGCCGGTCTGGCAAAGACCAATATGGACTTGAGCCTCAAGGAGCTTGCCCGGGTCAAGGCCCTGAGCAAAAATCAGTTTGCCTCGAAAACCAGTCTGGACAAGGCCCAGCAGCAATACCTGGCCGCCAGGATTCAGCTCCAGAACATTGAGAATCGACTGGCCCTGACCCCTTCTGTACTGGCACAGAAAAAAGCGGCCCTGGCCATGGCCCGGGCGGATTTTCAAAAGGTTTCCCTGGTGCTGGAGAAATCTCAGATCCGGTCCGGGTTTGACGGGCTTGTCCTGGTCAAACAGGTTGAGATGGGAGAATTTGTCAACCCGGGACAGGTGCTGGGTTCGATTTACGAAAAAGGGGCCATGGATGTGGATGTAAGCATCCCCTTGGAAGAACTCAAGTGGTTGCGCGCCTGTTTTGAAGAGGGACGCCTGCCCAAGGCCCAGGTCAGTGTTGCCAATCTGGAAGGTCCTGATCTTCCCGTATGGCAGGCAAAACTGGTCAGGGTAAAGGCCAATATTGATGAAAAAACCCGGACCCTGCCCTTGACCCTGGAAATCGGTGACCGTAACCCCCTGGCCAAGGAGATGGACCCGGCCCCCAAGATAGGCCAAGTCCACAAAGCAGGCCAAGCCCATGATTCAGTCCAAGCAAATGATTCAGTCCAAGCCGGGGAAAAAGAAATCCCAAAATCGTCCAGGGAGACGGCTGGCCCGGAGCATTCCATTACGGCCTTTGCCCTTTTAAAGCCCGGCACCTTTGTGACCTGCCGTATCCAGGGGGAAATCCAGGATGATATTTTCCGGCTGCCCCGGCATTTGATGCGGTCTTCAGATGCCTTGTATCTGGTAGAGGATGGCCGTCTTAGAATTCGCAAGGTCTTAGTGCTCCGTAAATTTGAAGACCAGGTCATTATAGACCAGGGCCTTGTTCCAGGAGATCTGATTGTCTCATCCCCTCTGCCCGGTGCGGTCGAGGGCATGGCCCTTACCGTTAAAACCCTGGGTGAACAGCCATGA